A DNA window from Danio aesculapii chromosome 14, fDanAes4.1, whole genome shotgun sequence contains the following coding sequences:
- the si:ch211-175m2.4 gene encoding uncharacterized protein si:ch211-175m2.4 has protein sequence MPKPADVMIAVPVYQQHQYEVAKFLKIKPAALGILEIFISLLGLGLTIWNVHYSLLWSPVSFFLTGALTVSAANSHKPCMVRCSQILSYLNAATAVISFRFHFFVGGVTCFLLLACDIMIFIFSMVVALTFCPCCCNPKSRQAMVSYVNQSDLPVNHIVLTSQPDSSALTQSFSSALYIQQPLPNCMPVPSTSQTNYNPAPRTPPPPYSQVSAAHPRNYGPNPNTPPPAYEMTR, from the exons ATGCCAAAACCCGCTGATGTGATGATAGCCGTGCCAGTTTACCAGCAGCACCAGTATGAAGTCGCCAAGTTCCTGAAAATTAAGCCAGCAGCTTTGGGG attttggaaatatttatatCCTTACTGGGACTCGGTTTGACGATCTGGAATGTTCATTATTCCCTCCTCTGGTCACCAGTCAGT TTCTTTTTAACTGGAGCTCTAACAGTCTCAGCTGCAAACTCACATAAACCATGTATG GTCAGATGCTCGCAGATCCTCAGCTATTTAAATGCTGCAACAGCTGTTATCTCCTTCCGGTTTCACTTTTTTGTTGGG GGTGTGACCTGCTTTCTCCTCTTGGCATGTGATATTATGATCTTCATCTTCTCTATGGTTGTTGCTCTAACCTTCTGTCCCTGCTGCTGCAATCCAAAG TCCAGGCAGGCTATGGTCAGTTATGTAAATCAGTCAGATTTGCCTGTCAACCATATTGTGCTAACAAGCCAGCCGGACTCCTCTGCATTGACGCAGTCTTTTAGTTCAGCCTTGTACATTCAGCAACCTCTGCCAAACTGCATGCCGGTCCCCAGCACATCTCAAACAAACTACAATCCAGCACCAAGAACACCTCCACCACCCTACAGCCAAGTTTCAGCTGCTCATCCACGAAACTACGGTCCAAACCCAAATACTCCTCCACCGGCATATGAG ATGACCAGATGA
- the si:ch211-175m2.5 gene encoding uncharacterized protein si:ch211-175m2.5: MLKCNYSINSVCDYCYCAFITGGLSKADRELIVVATSAQNNCLYCVVSHSALHRIYSKKPTLADQVAVNYRVADLSGREKAMLDFALTVCRSETVTEEHFSTLEAHGFDREDIWDIAAIAAFFALSNRMAHLTDMRPNAEFYNMGRVPRDKSKASDE; encoded by the exons atgttgaaATGTAATTATTCCATAAACTCAGTATGTGATTATTGTTATTGTGCTTTTATAACAGGTGGTCTGTCAAAAGCGGATCGGGAACTGATTGTTGTTGCGACCAGCGCGCAAAATAACTGCTTGTATTGTGTGGTATCCCACAGTGCATTGCACCGCATCTATTCCAAAAAACCCACGCTGGCTGATCAG GTTGCAGTAAATTACAGGGTTGCCGATTTGAGCGGCCGTGAGAAGGCCATGCTGGACTTTGCTCTGACGGTTTGCAGGAGTGAAACGGTAACAGAGGAACATTTCAGCACACTTGAGGCTCATGGTTTTGATCGAGAAGATATTTGGGACATTGCTGCCATTGCTGCTTTCTTTGCCTTGTCGAACCGCATGGCCCATCTGACTGACATGAGACCTAACGCAGAGTTTTATAACATGGGCAGAGTCCCCAGAGACAAATCCAAAGCCTCTGATGAATAG